A region from the Azospirillum fermentarium genome encodes:
- a CDS encoding HNH endonuclease family protein gives MAPSPVPRLSTLTARLRRLGRRVLLNLLLLAAVVWALEHYHWLPRGTLKRGLTLVAELLLPDFQADEPWRRPRRLDAGSIDWTEVQTQFDALPVQAETARGYAREDWPHWLDRNGNCRTTRTEVLIRDSLEPPRLTRDGCHVLFGRWRDAYTGEEFRKPADLDIDHRVPLEEAHNSGGARWSRERRAAYANDLTDPNTLVVVSAAANRSKGAKGPEDWLPPDDGAVCPYIAAWVEVKTHWSLSQDPREREAVGTLLRKCRTAKP, from the coding sequence ATGGCTCCGTCCCCCGTTCCCCGCCTGTCCACCCTGACGGCCCGCCTGCGCCGGCTGGGGCGGCGGGTTCTGCTGAACCTGCTGTTGCTCGCCGCCGTGGTCTGGGCGCTGGAGCATTATCACTGGCTGCCCCGCGGCACGCTGAAACGCGGCCTGACCCTGGTGGCCGAGCTTCTGCTCCCCGATTTCCAGGCGGATGAGCCGTGGCGCCGCCCCCGCCGGCTGGATGCCGGCTCCATCGACTGGACCGAGGTGCAGACCCAGTTCGACGCCCTGCCCGTGCAGGCCGAGACCGCCCGCGGCTACGCGCGCGAGGACTGGCCGCATTGGCTGGACCGCAACGGCAACTGCCGCACCACCCGCACCGAGGTGCTGATCCGCGACAGCCTGGAGCCGCCGCGCCTGACCCGCGACGGCTGCCACGTGCTGTTCGGGCGCTGGCGCGACGCCTATACGGGGGAGGAGTTCCGCAAGCCCGCCGACCTGGACATCGACCACCGCGTGCCGTTGGAAGAGGCCCACAACAGCGGCGGCGCCCGCTGGAGCCGCGAGCGGCGGGCGGCCTATGCCAACGACCTGACCGATCCCAACACGCTGGTGGTGGTGTCCGCCGCCGCCAACCGGTCCAAGGGCGCCAAGGGGCCGGAAGACTGGCTGCCCCCCGACGACGGCGCCGTCTGCCCCTACATCGCCGCGTGGGTGGAGGTGAAGACCCACTGGTCCCTGTCCCAGGATCCGCGGGAACGGGAGGCGGTGGGCACGCTGTTGCGCAAATGCCGCACCGCCAAGCCCTAA
- a CDS encoding 4Fe-4S dicluster domain-containing protein, protein MDSNDTTRTTRTIRHTLRRLDRAGLDALTAALAADGRTVIGPRARDGAVVYDPIDGARDLPWGLIDEQDGGHYRLVPGPDNAAFAHVVGPQSWKKYLYPARQTLWHGRRDGQRFSVEVPADPPPRYAFIGVRACELAAMAVQDRVFGVRAHSGQSAGQQQYTDTGYAARRAGAFIVAVNCARAGGTCFCASMGTGPKVESGYDIALTELTGGGQSVFVAEGGSDAGWALLDHLGAPDAGDGDARAADRVVAATREHMGRTMVPGVERLLADNLEHPQWDVVAARCLSCANCTMVCPTCFCTTVEDTTDLTGEHVERWRRWDSCFTVDFSYIHGGSIRQGAASRYRQWMTHKLSHWHDQFGTSGCTGCGRCITWCPVGIDITAEARAIHETGAGTHQGG, encoded by the coding sequence ATGGACAGCAACGACACCACCCGCACCACCCGCACCATCCGCCACACCCTGCGCCGGCTGGACCGGGCCGGGCTGGACGCCCTGACCGCCGCCCTGGCGGCGGACGGGCGGACGGTCATCGGTCCGCGTGCGCGCGACGGCGCCGTGGTCTACGACCCCATCGACGGGGCCCGCGACCTGCCCTGGGGCCTGATCGACGAGCAGGACGGCGGCCATTACCGGCTGGTGCCGGGGCCGGACAACGCTGCCTTCGCCCACGTGGTGGGGCCGCAGAGCTGGAAGAAATACCTGTACCCTGCGCGCCAGACCCTGTGGCACGGCCGGCGCGACGGCCAGCGCTTTTCGGTGGAGGTGCCGGCGGACCCGCCGCCGCGCTATGCCTTCATCGGCGTGCGGGCGTGCGAGCTGGCGGCCATGGCGGTGCAGGACCGGGTGTTCGGCGTGCGCGCCCATTCCGGCCAGTCGGCGGGGCAGCAGCAGTACACCGACACCGGCTACGCCGCCCGCCGGGCCGGCGCCTTCATCGTCGCGGTCAACTGCGCGCGGGCGGGGGGAACCTGCTTCTGCGCCAGCATGGGCACGGGGCCGAAGGTGGAGTCCGGCTATGACATCGCGCTGACCGAACTGACCGGGGGCGGCCAGTCCGTCTTCGTGGCCGAGGGCGGCAGCGATGCCGGGTGGGCGTTGCTGGACCACCTGGGTGCCCCCGATGCCGGCGACGGCGATGCCCGTGCGGCGGACCGGGTGGTGGCGGCCACGCGCGAGCACATGGGCCGCACCATGGTGCCCGGCGTCGAACGGCTGCTGGCGGACAATCTGGAGCATCCCCAGTGGGACGTGGTGGCGGCGCGGTGCCTGTCGTGCGCCAACTGCACCATGGTCTGCCCCACCTGCTTCTGCACCACGGTGGAGGACACCACCGACCTGACCGGCGAGCATGTGGAGCGGTGGCGGCGGTGGGATTCCTGTTTCACCGTCGATTTCTCCTACATCCACGGCGGCAGCATCCGCCAGGGGGCGGCGTCGCGCTACCGCCAATGGATGACGCACAAGCTGTCGCACTGGCACGACCAGTTCGGCACGTCGGGCTGCACGGGCTGCGGGCGATGTATCACCTGGTGCCCGGTGGGGATCGACATCACCGCAGAAGCCCGCGCCATCCATGAAACCGGCGCCGGCACGCATCAGGGAGGATAA
- a CDS encoding cyclic nucleotide-binding domain-containing protein — protein sequence MVAIEGLGRLLAEHPFFQDMKPDVRDIVVGCCANAHYRPGEFLFKEGGKADHFYLIRQGTVGVEVHVPGRPGVVVETIGEGDIIGWSWLVPPYVWSFDARAMDQVRAITIDGACLRPKLEANHELGYEMYKRFIPIMGRRIGEARLRIVELTTEPGRD from the coding sequence ATGGTCGCCATCGAGGGTCTGGGCCGGCTGCTGGCCGAACACCCGTTCTTCCAGGACATGAAGCCGGACGTCCGCGATATCGTGGTCGGCTGCTGCGCCAACGCCCATTACCGCCCCGGCGAATTCCTGTTCAAGGAGGGGGGGAAGGCCGACCATTTCTACCTGATCCGCCAGGGTACGGTGGGGGTGGAGGTGCATGTTCCGGGCCGCCCCGGCGTGGTGGTGGAAACCATCGGCGAGGGCGACATCATCGGCTGGTCGTGGCTGGTGCCGCCCTATGTCTGGTCGTTCGATGCCCGTGCCATGGATCAGGTGCGCGCCATCACCATCGACGGTGCGTGCCTGCGCCCGAAGCTGGAGGCCAACCACGAGCTTGGCTACGAGATGTACAAGCGCTTCATCCCCATCATGGGGCGCCGCATCGGCGAGGCGCGCCTGCGCATCGTGGAGCTGACCACCGAACCGGGCCGCGACTGA
- a CDS encoding FAD/NAD(P)-binding protein, protein MDGALLPRPAPADDPMVPRTFRIERRAAEVDGCFTLTLKATDGRPFAFQPGQFNMLYVFGVGEVAISVSGDCRDLNTLTHTIREVGTVTRAMAKLRVGDVIGVRGPFGRPWPIAEAYGNDILFVTGTVGLAPLRPLIYEVLNRREHFGKVVICYGSRGTHDILYEKQLHQWRGRFDLQVHVTVHSAPSGYRGRVGSVANLVKIARFDPDHTTAYVCRSETMTRPAVQALHDRGITSDRIYVTLERNMKCGVGFCGHCQMGPSFMCKDGPVYRYDTIEDIFTVREL, encoded by the coding sequence ATGGACGGCGCCCTGCTTCCCCGTCCCGCCCCGGCGGACGATCCGATGGTCCCCCGCACCTTCCGCATCGAGCGGCGGGCGGCGGAGGTGGATGGGTGCTTCACCCTGACCCTGAAAGCCACCGACGGACGGCCCTTCGCCTTCCAGCCGGGGCAGTTCAACATGCTCTACGTCTTCGGCGTGGGGGAGGTGGCGATCTCGGTGTCCGGCGACTGCCGCGACCTCAACACCCTGACCCACACCATCCGCGAGGTGGGGACCGTCACCCGCGCCATGGCGAAACTGCGGGTGGGCGACGTGATCGGGGTGCGCGGCCCGTTCGGGCGGCCCTGGCCGATCGCGGAGGCGTACGGCAACGACATCCTGTTCGTCACCGGCACCGTGGGTCTGGCCCCGCTGCGCCCGCTGATCTACGAGGTGCTGAACCGGCGCGAGCATTTCGGCAAGGTGGTGATCTGCTATGGCTCCCGCGGCACCCACGACATCCTCTATGAAAAGCAGCTTCACCAGTGGCGCGGGCGGTTCGACCTCCAGGTCCACGTCACGGTGCATTCGGCCCCCAGCGGTTACCGCGGGCGGGTGGGCAGTGTCGCCAATCTGGTGAAGATCGCCCGTTTCGACCCCGACCACACCACCGCCTATGTCTGCCGGTCGGAAACCATGACCCGCCCGGCGGTGCAGGCGCTGCATGACCGCGGCATCACCTCCGACCGCATCTATGTGACGCTGGAGCGCAACATGAAGTGCGGTGTCGGCTTCTGCGGCCATTGCCAGATGGGGCCGTCGTTCATGTGCAAGGACGGGCCGGTCTACCGCTACGACACCATCGAGGACATCTTCACCGTACGGGAGCTGTGA
- a CDS encoding NADH-quinone oxidoreductase subunit B family protein — translation MAAVPTKPRRRPKLAVWKFSSCDGCQLSLLDCEDELLAVAEAVEIAYFLEATRAEIAGPYDISLVEGSIGTAHDAARIQQIRKQSKVLITIGACATAGGIQALRNFRDVDGFIRAVYARPDYIDTLATSTAIQDHVKVDFELRGCPISKEQLLEVLNAFLNHRRPVVPPMSQCIECKMHGTVCVMVARGTPCLGPVTQAGCGNLCPAHDRGCYGCFGPKETPNVAALTKQFAALGRTDGDIANALRSFNANAEPFRAEAQRRETPPHRVPS, via the coding sequence ATGGCGGCTGTTCCGACAAAGCCCCGGCGCCGGCCCAAGCTGGCGGTGTGGAAATTCTCCTCCTGCGATGGCTGCCAGCTTTCGCTTCTCGACTGCGAGGACGAGTTGCTGGCGGTGGCCGAGGCGGTGGAGATCGCTTATTTCCTGGAAGCCACCCGCGCCGAGATCGCCGGCCCCTATGATATTTCCCTGGTCGAAGGGTCCATCGGCACCGCCCACGACGCCGCCCGCATCCAGCAGATCCGCAAGCAGTCCAAGGTGCTGATCACCATCGGCGCCTGCGCCACCGCCGGGGGCATCCAGGCGCTGCGCAATTTCCGCGACGTGGACGGATTTATCCGGGCGGTCTATGCCCGGCCCGACTACATCGACACGCTGGCCACATCCACCGCCATCCAGGATCATGTGAAGGTGGATTTCGAGCTGCGCGGCTGCCCCATCAGCAAGGAACAGTTGCTGGAGGTGCTCAACGCCTTCCTCAACCACCGCCGCCCGGTGGTGCCGCCCATGAGCCAGTGCATCGAGTGCAAGATGCACGGCACCGTCTGCGTCATGGTCGCGCGCGGCACGCCGTGCCTGGGGCCGGTGACCCAGGCCGGGTGCGGCAACCTGTGCCCGGCCCACGACCGCGGCTGCTACGGCTGTTTCGGGCCGAAGGAAACCCCCAACGTGGCCGCACTGACCAAGCAGTTCGCAGCGCTGGGCCGCACCGACGGCGACATCGCCAACGCGCTGCGCTCGTTCAACGCCAACGCCGAACCCTTCCGGGCGGAAGCCCAGCGCCGTGAAACCCCGCCACACCGGGTGCCGTCATGA
- a CDS encoding Ni/Fe hydrogenase subunit alpha, with translation MTITETAPSASRTIKVDALARVEGEGALTVRVKNGVIQDVKFRIFEPPRFFEALLVGRPLTDAPDITSRICGICPVAYITGSSQAMEDALGVDVGDGIRRLRRMMYCGEWIESHVLHAYLLHAPDFYGLEDSIQLARQAPGVVERALRLKKLGNRILEVIGGRAVHPVNTRVGGFYKSPDRAAVRGLIEPLKQAVEDSLATVRLFAGLEFPHFEPDYTFVAMHHGTDYPIERGRIVSNRGLDIAIADFEQHFDEEHVAHSNALHGVMKDGSGPYMVGPLARYALNHAQLSPLAREAAAGAGLGPVVRNPYKSIIVRAVEVLYACEEALKLAEDYQELAVPAIDLPFRAGTGTGCTEAPRGICWHRYGVDGAGRITAARIIPPTSQNQKQIEADLRAVVQDNLHLPDDKLKWRCEQTIRNYDPCISCATHFLTLTVERD, from the coding sequence ATGACCATCACCGAAACCGCCCCGTCCGCATCCCGCACCATCAAGGTTGACGCCCTTGCCCGCGTGGAGGGGGAGGGGGCGCTGACCGTGCGCGTGAAGAACGGCGTCATCCAGGATGTGAAGTTCCGCATCTTCGAGCCGCCGCGCTTCTTCGAAGCGCTGCTGGTGGGCCGCCCACTGACCGACGCGCCCGACATCACCTCGCGCATCTGCGGCATCTGCCCGGTGGCCTACATCACCGGCTCGTCCCAGGCGATGGAAGATGCGCTGGGCGTCGATGTGGGCGACGGCATCCGCCGGCTGCGCCGGATGATGTATTGCGGCGAATGGATCGAAAGCCACGTCCTGCACGCCTATCTGCTGCACGCCCCCGATTTCTACGGGCTGGAGGATTCCATCCAGTTGGCCCGCCAGGCGCCGGGGGTGGTGGAGCGGGCGCTGCGGCTGAAGAAGCTGGGCAACCGCATCCTGGAGGTGATCGGGGGCCGCGCGGTCCACCCCGTCAACACACGGGTGGGCGGATTCTACAAATCGCCGGACCGGGCGGCGGTGCGTGGGCTGATCGAGCCGCTGAAGCAGGCGGTGGAGGATTCGCTGGCAACCGTCCGCCTGTTCGCCGGGCTGGAATTTCCCCACTTCGAACCCGACTACACCTTCGTCGCCATGCACCACGGCACCGATTACCCCATCGAACGCGGGCGCATCGTGTCGAACCGCGGGCTGGACATCGCCATCGCCGATTTCGAGCAGCATTTCGACGAGGAGCATGTGGCCCATTCCAACGCGCTCCACGGGGTGATGAAGGACGGCTCCGGCCCCTACATGGTGGGGCCGCTGGCCCGCTACGCCCTCAACCACGCGCAACTGTCGCCCCTGGCGCGGGAGGCGGCGGCGGGCGCCGGGCTGGGACCGGTGGTGCGCAACCCGTACAAGAGCATCATCGTGCGGGCGGTGGAGGTGCTCTACGCCTGCGAAGAGGCGCTGAAGCTGGCCGAGGATTACCAGGAACTGGCCGTCCCCGCCATCGACCTGCCGTTCCGGGCCGGCACGGGCACCGGCTGCACCGAGGCGCCGCGGGGCATCTGCTGGCACCGTTACGGCGTGGACGGCGCGGGGCGGATCACCGCCGCCCGCATCATCCCCCCCACGTCGCAGAACCAGAAACAGATCGAGGCCGATTTGCGCGCGGTGGTGCAGGACAATCTGCACCTGCCCGACGACAAACTGAAATGGCGCTGCGAGCAGACCATTCGCAATTACGACCCCTGCATCTCGTGCGCCACCCATTTCCTGACCCTGACGGTGGAGCGGGATTGA